A stretch of the Mycoplasmoides genitalium G37 genome encodes the following:
- a CDS encoding MPN559 family protein, translating into MIKLGWASFSNTEFAQDIFIKFANQFYKQDDAGTILFELKKTLGVNQLDEIEKNKKVIIVNQFQNSLGKFLLFNKENTKRINSLANEHISSFLKKIFRLSGFKDMLIDVQHHKKLQKCLLREIHLLVCLINSNQFSDELMQIIEWYQYLKKHSSKLFVITASSDKKPVIEPTINEYKAIFGEYLSSFHLDLKNNQSNDLFQKLLDQIKIKATSKTSLR; encoded by the coding sequence ATGATTAAGTTAGGTTGAGCGTCTTTTAGTAATACAGAATTTGCTCAAGATATCTTTATAAAGTTTGCCAATCAATTCTATAAACAAGATGATGCTGGAACAATTTTATTTGAACTAAAAAAAACATTAGGAGTTAATCAACTAGATGAAATTGAAAAAAATAAAAAAGTTATTATTGTTAATCAGTTTCAAAATAGCTTAGGCAAATTTTTACTTTTTAATAAAGAAAATACTAAAAGAATAAACAGTTTAGCTAATGAACATATAAGTTCTTTTTTAAAAAAAATTTTCAGATTATCTGGATTTAAAGATATGTTGATTGATGTTCAACATCATAAAAAGTTACAAAAATGTTTATTAAGAGAAATTCATCTTTTAGTTTGTTTAATTAATAGCAATCAATTTAGTGATGAATTAATGCAAATTATTGAGTGGTATCAGTATTTAAAAAAACACTCTAGTAAACTTTTTGTTATTACTGCAAGTAGTGATAAAAAACCAGTAATAGAGCCAACTATAAATGAATATAAAGCTATTTTTGGAGAGTATTTATCTTCATTTCACCTAGATCTAAAAAATAATCAAAGTAATGATTTATTCCAGAAATTACTTGATCAGATCAAAATAAAAGCTACCTCAAAAACTAGTTTGAGATAG
- a CDS encoding MPN552 family protein, whose product MDRKIVVLDINTANFFNTTKDLEVWKNFFNFIQANNHQLVFMSSCWQQAVLYLLDLLSLDDVDIIAESGAIIWISKTNEFIYQSFLDSVSIDTIVHHAIITNSGVFAIGKSKISEEPNTTINYFISLEKYKQFKLIWLTEFDQTLKYQNFLKNLSEMDVSSIYVFSPQYHLDFQLMEHISSGQPKFHYSNFYNENFLFTSTKNSKFSALETYVKSKNCSLKDVHYLNVTEVPINNINQLASVVFLSKKQPDNDEEFNNPEISIVLKGICEQLMK is encoded by the coding sequence ATGGATAGAAAAATAGTTGTTTTAGATATTAATACAGCAAATTTTTTTAACACTACAAAGGATTTAGAAGTATGAAAAAACTTTTTTAATTTCATTCAAGCGAATAACCATCAACTTGTTTTTATGTCAAGTTGTTGACAACAAGCAGTGCTTTATTTACTTGATTTACTCTCGTTAGATGATGTTGATATAATTGCAGAATCAGGCGCGATTATATGAATTAGCAAAACCAATGAATTTATCTATCAATCTTTTTTAGATTCTGTTAGTATAGACACTATTGTACACCATGCTATTATTACTAATTCTGGTGTTTTTGCAATTGGAAAAAGCAAGATTAGTGAGGAACCTAATACAACAATTAATTACTTTATTTCATTAGAAAAATATAAGCAATTCAAATTAATTTGATTAACGGAATTTGACCAAACATTAAAGTACCAAAATTTCTTAAAAAATCTCAGTGAAATGGATGTTAGTTCTATTTATGTATTTAGTCCTCAGTATCATTTAGACTTTCAACTTATGGAACATATTTCTAGTGGTCAGCCTAAGTTTCATTACAGCAATTTTTATAACGAAAATTTTTTATTTACTAGCACAAAAAATTCCAAGTTTAGTGCTTTAGAAACATATGTTAAAAGCAAGAATTGCTCTTTAAAAGATGTTCATTATTTAAATGTGACAGAAGTTCCAATTAATAACATTAATCAATTAGCAAGTGTTGTATTTTTAAGCAAAAAACAACCAGATAATGATGAGGAATTTAATAATCCTGAAATATCAATTGTTTTAAAAGGAATTTGTGAACAGTTGATGAAATAA
- the mnmG gene encoding tRNA uridine-5-carboxymethylaminomethyl(34) synthesis enzyme MnmG: protein MSFIITVIGAGHAGLEAAFIVSKFNIKVNLLVLDINHLGSCPCNPSIGGPAKGIVTREIDVLGGMQAIAADNNALQYKLLNSSKGPAVQAIRAQIDKIGYKNWFQSQVKLNKNINLIQSEAINLIVRNEKIKGVILKDGSELLSDAVIITTGTYLRSKTYCGNTVKNQGPDQSKNSEKLSTNLINRGFKTIRLKTGTPPRILKTSLDYNQMELEINNNQNLAFSTTNKNFLPLEKQIPCYLVHTNQKIHDLILKNLKKSAMFNGSISAQGPLYCPSIEDKVFKFSQKPRHQIFVEPESLSLDTIYLAGLSTSFTPEIQKEIIQLLPGFQNAEIKKFGYAIEYDAFLSNQLKPTLETKLIENLYFAGQINGTSGYEEAAGQGLMAGINAALKLLKKPPFILQRNEAYIGVMINDLVTKTISDPYRLLTSRAEYRLWLRNDNVQERLIKKSFELGLTDKKTYELFLKKEKKKQELISFLKNTQVGKVKALKFTNKNTAQSLYDFNKRSEINLDKLIKDLPEKYQLDSETLKQIEIEIKYEGYIKKNEKYFKGLDKLSKIKIPHTFDYHKVKNLASEAIFKLSNFKPSNLAIASQIAGVNFNDIIAIKHFLKTYE, encoded by the coding sequence ATGTCTTTTATCATAACAGTAATAGGTGCTGGGCATGCTGGATTGGAAGCCGCTTTCATTGTAAGCAAATTCAACATCAAAGTAAACCTTTTAGTTCTTGATATAAATCATTTAGGTTCTTGTCCATGTAATCCTTCAATTGGTGGACCTGCTAAGGGAATTGTTACTAGGGAAATTGATGTTTTAGGAGGTATGCAAGCAATTGCTGCTGATAACAATGCCTTACAATATAAATTACTAAATAGTTCAAAAGGACCTGCTGTGCAAGCTATCAGAGCACAAATTGACAAAATAGGTTATAAAAACTGGTTTCAAAGTCAAGTTAAATTAAATAAAAACATTAATCTAATTCAATCTGAAGCAATCAATTTAATTGTTAGAAATGAAAAAATAAAAGGCGTTATTTTAAAAGACGGAAGTGAACTTTTAAGTGATGCGGTTATTATCACTACCGGAACGTACCTAAGATCAAAAACATACTGTGGTAATACAGTTAAAAATCAAGGACCTGATCAATCTAAAAATAGTGAAAAATTAAGCACAAACTTAATTAACAGAGGTTTTAAAACAATTCGTTTAAAAACAGGAACTCCGCCAAGAATTTTAAAAACTTCACTTGACTATAATCAAATGGAATTAGAAATTAATAATAATCAAAACCTTGCTTTTAGTACTACAAATAAAAATTTCTTACCACTTGAAAAACAAATACCTTGTTACTTAGTTCATACCAATCAAAAAATTCACGATCTAATCCTTAAAAACTTAAAAAAATCTGCAATGTTTAATGGTAGTATTTCAGCACAAGGACCACTTTATTGTCCAAGCATTGAAGACAAAGTTTTTAAGTTCTCTCAAAAACCTCGTCACCAAATTTTTGTAGAACCTGAATCATTGAGTCTAGATACTATTTATTTAGCAGGATTATCAACTTCTTTTACACCAGAAATTCAAAAAGAAATCATCCAGCTTTTACCTGGTTTTCAAAATGCAGAAATTAAAAAGTTTGGTTACGCTATTGAATATGATGCTTTTCTATCTAATCAACTAAAACCAACACTTGAAACGAAGTTAATAGAAAACTTGTATTTTGCTGGACAAATTAATGGCACTAGCGGTTATGAAGAAGCTGCTGGTCAAGGTTTGATGGCAGGAATTAATGCTGCTTTAAAATTATTAAAAAAACCACCATTTATTTTGCAACGTAATGAGGCTTATATTGGGGTTATGATTAATGATTTAGTTACTAAAACAATCAGTGATCCATACCGTTTGTTAACATCCAGAGCAGAATATAGACTATGATTGAGAAATGACAATGTTCAAGAACGGCTCATTAAAAAAAGCTTTGAACTTGGTTTAACAGATAAAAAAACATATGAATTGTTCCTTAAAAAGGAAAAGAAAAAACAGGAATTAATTTCATTTTTAAAAAACACTCAAGTAGGCAAGGTTAAAGCATTGAAATTCACTAATAAAAATACCGCTCAATCACTTTATGACTTCAACAAACGAAGTGAAATAAATTTAGATAAATTGATCAAAGATCTTCCTGAAAAATACCAATTAGATTCAGAAACACTTAAACAAATTGAAATTGAAATTAAATATGAGGGTTACATAAAGAAAAATGAAAAGTATTTTAAGGGTTTAGATAAATTAAGCAAAATTAAAATTCCTCATACTTTTGATTACCATAAGGTTAAGAATTTAGCTAGTGAAGCTATTTTTAAACTATCTAACTTTAAGCCTAGTAATTTAGCAATTGCAAGTCAAATAGCTGGAGTGAACTTTAATGACATTATAGCCATAAAACATTTTTTAAAAACTTATGAATAA
- a CDS encoding MPN551 family DNA-binding protein: MGFIKQYKTDFDIVDNQIVLSEQYFLRNKALFKKITGTRFGKVLGLSEYESSFKTWANMVKIYEDEFDETLAKAGNIIEPKIRDYVNLKTGFNFHSYDPKKVQFDLFKDDSVFGGIPDGEPLDENGELAYQNDLPMLEIKTTSCDSLIYKKINGNLKMILDENGMPIVKKKDGKKDSWFDSNGKIIISTLYYCQIGLYLYLRNVNKGLFAIAFLKPEDYVLPEQFNASNREIRLIPIKIDHKGFSVLVDKARIWYENYILTGKSPKLTESDIQWLKENGIE; encoded by the coding sequence ATGGGATTTATAAAGCAATATAAAACTGATTTTGATATAGTTGATAATCAAATTGTTCTATCAGAACAGTATTTTTTAAGAAATAAAGCTCTATTTAAAAAAATAACCGGTACTCGCTTTGGCAAGGTTTTAGGTTTATCTGAATATGAGTCATCATTTAAAACTTGAGCTAATATGGTCAAAATTTATGAAGATGAATTTGATGAAACACTGGCAAAAGCTGGAAACATAATAGAACCTAAAATACGTGATTATGTCAATTTAAAAACTGGTTTTAATTTTCATTCTTATGATCCTAAAAAAGTTCAATTTGATTTATTTAAGGATGATAGTGTTTTTGGTGGGATACCTGATGGTGAACCTCTTGATGAAAATGGTGAATTAGCTTATCAAAATGATCTTCCTATGTTAGAGATTAAAACAACTTCTTGCGATAGTCTTATTTATAAAAAAATCAATGGAAATCTCAAGATGATTCTTGATGAAAATGGTATGCCTATTGTTAAAAAGAAAGATGGCAAAAAAGATAGTTGATTTGACAGTAATGGAAAAATTATTATCAGTACTTTATATTATTGTCAAATTGGTCTTTATCTATATTTGCGCAATGTAAATAAAGGACTTTTTGCAATTGCCTTTTTGAAACCAGAAGATTATGTCTTACCAGAACAATTTAATGCTAGCAATAGAGAAATTAGGTTAATTCCTATCAAGATAGATCATAAGGGATTTAGTGTTTTAGTTGATAAGGCGAGAATTTGATATGAAAATTACATATTAACTGGTAAAAGTCCTAAACTAACAGAAAGTGATATTCAATGATTAAAGGAAAATGGAATTGAATAG
- the thrS gene encoding threonine--tRNA ligase → MLAGVLLLQIWLKCKYANVQFGEHGFNGDEFYLDFYINENFSTKQFAKIESDLNSLSSKLEGISQKFVSLDEALSFFENDQFTKNLLKKSNLNKFKITFFENKHFWIEDLTLTFIKKSFIKLLNVSVNYFLGDPSQLQLQRINGIFAQSKKELEQLIKENEERLKKDHRSLGKQLELFSFDPLIGAGLPIWLAKGTTLRNIIGNFVHHQQLLFGFNTVCSPVLANIELFKISGHYQHYKEDMFPAIKLDSQAMMLRPMTCPHHCLIFKQKRYSYKKMPQRFSEDSILHRFEASGGLIGLERVRCMTLLDNHIFCRADQIKSEIKNAFNLIQKVNKKFGFIFDRIDLSLHDPKNQSKFIDNPGLWRESESQMENVLKDLNIQYQKEIGAAAFYGPKIDFQFKTIFKKMITIATIQLDFLLPEKFDLTYIDKKNTLKKPVIIHVGIIGTYERFIAALLEKTSGNFPLWLAPVQAVIIPVNIQKHLKAAKKLYNKLLKENIRVNLDDNQDRLAKKVRQAIIEKIPLQLIVGDKEIENLEKLTCRGFKGEKITRISFNNFVKRVRRDG, encoded by the coding sequence ATGCTTGCAGGAGTTCTTTTATTACAAATATGGTTAAAATGCAAATATGCTAATGTTCAGTTTGGTGAACATGGTTTTAATGGAGATGAATTTTATTTAGATTTTTATATAAATGAGAATTTTTCTACAAAACAGTTTGCAAAAATAGAATCTGATTTAAACTCTCTTTCTAGTAAACTAGAAGGGATTTCTCAAAAATTTGTTTCTTTAGATGAAGCATTAAGTTTTTTTGAAAATGATCAGTTTACAAAAAACTTATTAAAAAAAAGCAACTTAAACAAATTTAAAATCACCTTTTTTGAAAATAAACATTTTTGAATAGAAGATTTAACTTTAACTTTTATTAAAAAAAGTTTTATTAAGCTATTAAATGTAAGCGTAAATTATTTTTTGGGAGATCCTTCACAATTACAACTTCAGAGGATTAATGGCATTTTTGCTCAATCAAAAAAAGAATTAGAACAATTAATAAAAGAAAATGAAGAACGCTTGAAGAAGGATCACAGATCTTTAGGTAAACAATTAGAGTTATTTAGCTTTGACCCACTGATCGGTGCAGGTCTTCCTATTTGATTAGCAAAGGGTACAACACTAAGGAATATAATCGGTAATTTTGTGCATCACCAGCAACTATTGTTTGGTTTTAATACTGTTTGTTCTCCTGTATTAGCTAACATAGAGCTTTTTAAAATTAGCGGCCACTATCAGCACTATAAGGAAGATATGTTTCCTGCTATTAAACTTGATAGTCAAGCAATGATGCTTCGTCCTATGACATGTCCTCATCACTGTCTGATTTTCAAACAAAAACGATATTCATATAAAAAAATGCCACAGCGCTTTTCAGAAGATTCTATTTTGCATCGTTTTGAAGCCTCTGGAGGATTAATAGGATTAGAAAGAGTGAGGTGCATGACTTTACTTGATAATCACATTTTTTGTCGTGCAGATCAAATTAAAAGTGAGATTAAAAACGCATTTAATTTAATTCAAAAAGTTAATAAAAAATTTGGATTTATATTTGATAGGATAGATCTTTCTCTACATGATCCTAAAAATCAATCAAAATTTATTGATAATCCTGGTTTATGAAGAGAATCTGAAAGCCAAATGGAGAATGTTTTAAAAGATTTAAATATCCAATATCAAAAAGAGATAGGAGCTGCTGCTTTTTATGGACCAAAAATTGATTTTCAGTTCAAAACAATCTTTAAAAAAATGATTACTATTGCCACCATTCAACTAGATTTTTTACTACCAGAAAAATTTGATCTAACTTATATAGATAAAAAAAATACACTAAAAAAACCAGTTATTATCCATGTTGGAATTATTGGAACTTATGAAAGGTTTATTGCTGCTTTACTTGAAAAAACAAGTGGTAATTTTCCTTTATGGTTAGCACCTGTTCAAGCCGTAATTATTCCTGTTAATATCCAAAAGCATTTAAAGGCAGCAAAAAAACTTTATAACAAATTGCTAAAAGAAAACATCCGTGTAAATTTAGATGATAATCAAGATCGCTTAGCTAAAAAAGTTAGACAAGCAATCATTGAAAAAATTCCTTTACAACTTATTGTTGGAGATAAAGAAATAGAGAATTTAGAGAAGTTGACATGCCGTGGTTTTAAAGGTGAAAAAATCACCAGAATTAGCTTTAATAATTTTGTTAAAAGAGTTAGAAGAGATGGATAG
- the argS gene encoding arginine--tRNA ligase: MFFIINDLKECISALKLKFDDQKELVKLVKNNSFNGFSSTIIFQLKSENHKKIADSIVEWFLKNKKDNYQNVFIANNNFINFQISYQKYLEYLIKTPCFTKKNIKILIESVSANPTGRIHLGHVRIAFFGDVLNNLAKLLGYTTVCEYWVNDYGQQARVFSFSVYQSLQLKKNIAIQQHPDGYSGIVIDKIASEIENFPVDNLNFEEFCKTSFLDHFLVNCTQKVLSLIKSDLNKIHVFIDSWKFESEIVKKTNFNDLLEQLKPNSYFYQDNALWLKTTLYGDDKDRVLIRSDKRASYFGTDVAYHLEKLQRGFDILFNVWGTDHEGHIKRMYCAFDALKNTTKTSLKIFALQLVTLYKNKELVRLSKRAGNVITIETMLSMISEDAARWFMLSQNNGTIIKIDLDIANLQNSANPVYYVQYAFARMNSILRIANSDQLKEITDCSLLINEKEISLLNQLVYYPFMLQKAMETGELHLLTNFLYETASLFHSWYKVCKINDDKNSLLSAQRLALLRSLQFIVKQILDVLKISTPQQM, translated from the coding sequence ATGTTTTTTATCATCAATGATTTAAAAGAATGCATTAGCGCTTTAAAGCTTAAATTTGATGACCAAAAGGAACTTGTTAAACTAGTTAAAAATAATAGTTTTAATGGTTTTTCTTCAACTATTATTTTCCAACTAAAAAGTGAAAATCATAAAAAAATTGCAGATAGTATTGTTGAGTGATTTTTAAAAAATAAAAAGGATAACTACCAAAATGTTTTTATTGCTAACAATAATTTTATAAACTTTCAAATTAGCTATCAAAAGTACTTAGAATACTTGATAAAAACACCTTGCTTTACTAAGAAAAATATAAAGATTTTAATTGAATCTGTATCAGCAAATCCTACCGGAAGGATCCATTTAGGTCATGTGAGAATAGCTTTTTTTGGTGATGTTTTAAACAATTTAGCCAAGCTGTTGGGTTATACAACAGTCTGTGAATATTGGGTAAATGATTATGGACAACAAGCACGAGTTTTTAGCTTTAGTGTTTATCAAAGTTTGCAGTTAAAAAAAAATATTGCTATCCAGCAACATCCTGATGGATATAGTGGAATAGTAATAGATAAAATTGCTAGTGAAATTGAAAATTTTCCAGTTGATAATTTAAATTTTGAAGAGTTTTGTAAAACATCATTCTTAGATCATTTTTTAGTTAATTGCACCCAAAAAGTTTTGTCTTTAATTAAAAGTGATTTGAATAAAATCCATGTTTTTATTGATAGTTGAAAATTTGAAAGCGAAATTGTTAAAAAAACAAATTTTAATGATCTTTTAGAACAACTTAAACCAAATAGTTATTTTTATCAAGATAATGCACTCTGACTAAAAACTACGCTTTATGGAGATGATAAGGATAGAGTTTTAATTAGAAGTGATAAAAGAGCTTCTTATTTTGGAACTGATGTTGCTTATCACTTAGAAAAATTACAACGTGGCTTTGACATTCTATTTAATGTTTGAGGCACTGATCATGAAGGACATATTAAAAGGATGTATTGTGCATTTGATGCTTTAAAAAATACCACTAAAACTTCTTTAAAAATTTTTGCATTACAACTGGTTACTCTCTATAAAAATAAAGAGCTAGTACGTTTGTCAAAACGTGCTGGAAATGTAATCACAATTGAAACAATGCTTTCAATGATTAGTGAAGATGCTGCTAGATGATTTATGTTATCTCAAAATAATGGCACAATTATCAAAATTGATTTAGATATAGCTAATTTGCAAAACTCTGCTAATCCAGTTTATTATGTTCAATATGCGTTTGCAAGAATGAATAGTATTCTTAGAATTGCAAATTCTGATCAATTAAAAGAAATTACTGATTGCAGTCTTTTGATTAATGAAAAAGAGATATCACTTTTAAATCAACTTGTCTATTATCCTTTTATGTTGCAAAAAGCTATGGAAACAGGCGAATTGCACTTATTAACTAACTTTTTATATGAAACTGCTAGTTTATTTCATTCCTGGTATAAAGTTTGCAAAATTAATGATGATAAAAATTCACTTTTATCAGCACAAAGACTTGCTTTATTGAGATCATTACAATTTATAGTTAAACAAATCCTTGATGTTTTGAAGATTTCAACACCACAACAAATGTAA
- the rsmG gene encoding 16S rRNA (guanine(527)-N(7))-methyltransferase RsmG, producing the protein MNNANFEKYVDLVFEANKNFNLTGFKTKEAIYQNLVIEILTLFKGYEKFFIDKTVADLGSGNGSPGIILKLLFQKIKKLVLIDSKHKKISFLNKLTKQLNLEKTVAICERIEVHKNHYDVICSRGLSTIIKVNDLAFSLLNSKGIIFHIKQSLDQYIEFEKSNQKNQFNLLFIKHFTSQNKKLILIALQKND; encoded by the coding sequence ATGAATAATGCTAATTTTGAAAAATATGTTGATTTAGTTTTTGAAGCAAACAAAAATTTCAACTTAACAGGATTTAAAACAAAAGAAGCTATTTATCAGAATTTAGTTATAGAAATATTGACATTATTTAAAGGATATGAAAAATTTTTTATTGACAAAACTGTAGCAGACTTGGGAAGTGGAAATGGTTCGCCTGGGATAATATTAAAACTGTTATTTCAAAAAATAAAAAAGTTAGTTTTAATTGATAGTAAACACAAAAAAATTAGCTTTTTAAATAAATTAACTAAGCAACTAAATCTGGAGAAAACTGTTGCAATTTGTGAACGAATTGAAGTACATAAAAATCACTATGATGTTATCTGTTCTCGTGGTCTAAGTACGATTATTAAAGTTAATGATTTAGCATTTTCCTTGCTTAACTCAAAAGGTATTATTTTTCATATAAAACAAAGCTTAGACCAATACATTGAATTTGAAAAATCAAATCAGAAGAATCAATTTAACTTGTTATTTATAAAGCACTTTACTAGTCAGAATAAAAAACTAATTTTGATAGCTTTACAAAAAAATGATTAA
- a CDS encoding MPN555 family protein chaperone produces the protein MATNLKSIAKLQKPIQYDKVIEVDRIFADPAFIEQHRQRILASFKDAKESALYHELTHIVIKDNLFSAAMNEIVSYFEFQINPEELKNVVEGLKRDVVKDADEKTIQSIAEKIIKKALVFNFLQKEWKVEVSDDIVKRVISLYYEKTNQNVREYLDDKQKFEGIRTALIEERMVLETINHFKFHFNLTGQLPS, from the coding sequence ATGGCTACTAATCTTAAATCTATTGCAAAGTTGCAAAAACCTATTCAGTATGATAAGGTAATTGAAGTTGATCGTATTTTTGCAGATCCTGCTTTTATTGAGCAACATCGGCAAAGAATTTTAGCTTCTTTTAAAGATGCTAAGGAAAGTGCTCTTTACCACGAACTAACTCATATTGTTATTAAAGATAATTTGTTTTCAGCAGCAATGAATGAAATTGTTAGTTATTTTGAATTTCAAATTAACCCTGAAGAGTTAAAAAATGTTGTTGAAGGCTTGAAAAGAGATGTTGTTAAAGATGCTGATGAAAAAACAATTCAATCAATAGCTGAAAAAATCATTAAAAAAGCTTTAGTATTTAATTTCTTACAAAAGGAATGAAAGGTTGAAGTTAGTGATGATATTGTTAAAAGAGTTATTAGCTTGTATTATGAAAAAACTAATCAGAATGTTAGAGAATATCTTGATGATAAACAAAAGTTTGAAGGTATTAGAACTGCATTAATAGAAGAAAGAATGGTTTTAGAAACAATTAACCACTTTAAATTTCATTTCAACTTAACAGGTCAATTACCTAGCTAA
- a CDS encoding DUF3217 domain-containing protein yields the protein MLNCVFLEGEIESTKWSHKKTGFLVTIKQKRLFGERSFTDFFVFYANGQLAFELEAYTQKFKTISIEGILRTYLEKRSGIWKTTIEVVKIMKPNSKVMIDYQES from the coding sequence ATGTTAAATTGCGTTTTTTTGGAAGGTGAAATAGAAAGCACAAAGTGAAGCCACAAAAAGACAGGATTTTTAGTAACTATTAAGCAGAAACGTTTGTTTGGTGAACGAAGTTTTACTGATTTTTTTGTTTTTTATGCAAATGGTCAATTAGCATTTGAACTTGAAGCATATACTCAAAAATTTAAAACAATTAGCATCGAAGGTATTCTGCGCACTTACCTAGAAAAACGCAGTGGAATTTGAAAAACAACAATCGAAGTTGTCAAAATTATGAAACCAAATTCAAAAGTAATGATTGATTATCAAGAATCTTAA
- the thiI gene encoding tRNA uracil 4-sulfurtransferase ThiI yields MELNSEDVLVARYGELVLKGKNRSYFTKQLKINIKKAFKKLEINNSIVYEFDRIVVFDIKKEQRAILQELFSFLPGISLFFFASQIVREENKLLDLLFNLFKDFNSFKLEVKRRDKNFAENSSNFKKYLAVKLFEKYQLKGVINNPEIIANIEILKEHFLVFTERFKGKGGLPVYSSGKALVLLSGGIDSPVAASLVMQRGFNIDFITFINEPNKNQKTIEKITRLANLISFNKTICSGKLLVFDFTAIQKELIHISNESYRIVLMRRVFYKAASMFKYDCLVTGEVLGQVASQTIENLKVIQSATPDTFIVRPLIGFSKDKIIELAKFFNTFDISIEQHLDTCSEFSPKNPTTKAKLINVEKLESELIFLNDLIEKGVSELSND; encoded by the coding sequence ATGGAATTGAATAGTGAAGATGTATTAGTTGCGCGTTATGGTGAATTGGTTTTAAAAGGAAAAAACCGTTCTTATTTCACAAAACAATTAAAAATTAACATCAAAAAAGCTTTTAAAAAACTGGAAATTAACAATAGTATTGTTTATGAATTTGATAGAATTGTTGTCTTTGATATTAAAAAAGAACAAAGAGCGATTCTCCAAGAATTATTCAGTTTTTTGCCTGGAATTAGTTTGTTCTTTTTTGCATCACAGATAGTAAGGGAAGAAAACAAACTATTAGATCTTCTTTTTAATTTATTTAAAGATTTTAATTCCTTTAAATTAGAAGTTAAGAGACGTGATAAAAATTTTGCTGAAAATTCAAGTAATTTTAAGAAGTATTTAGCAGTTAAACTATTTGAAAAATACCAATTAAAAGGAGTAATTAATAACCCTGAAATAATAGCTAATATAGAGATTTTGAAGGAGCATTTTCTTGTTTTTACAGAACGTTTTAAAGGTAAAGGTGGATTACCTGTTTATAGTAGTGGTAAAGCTTTAGTCTTACTTTCAGGAGGAATTGATAGCCCAGTTGCAGCTTCACTTGTAATGCAACGTGGTTTTAACATTGATTTTATCACCTTTATTAATGAACCAAATAAGAATCAAAAAACAATTGAAAAAATCACAAGGTTAGCAAATTTAATTTCTTTTAATAAAACGATTTGTAGTGGTAAATTATTAGTTTTTGATTTCACTGCAATTCAAAAAGAGTTAATTCATATTAGTAATGAATCTTATCGTATCGTTTTAATGCGTCGTGTTTTTTATAAAGCTGCTAGTATGTTTAAGTATGATTGTCTAGTTACAGGTGAGGTTTTGGGACAAGTTGCATCCCAAACCATTGAAAATTTAAAAGTTATTCAATCAGCAACACCAGATACATTTATAGTTCGCCCCTTAATTGGCTTTAGTAAAGATAAAATTATTGAATTAGCTAAATTTTTTAATACTTTTGATATTTCTATTGAACAACATTTAGATACTTGTAGTGAGTTTTCTCCCAAAAATCCTACAACGAAAGCTAAATTGATAAATGTTGAAAAGCTTGAAAGTGAGCTTATTTTTTTAAATGATTTAATTGAAAAGGGAGTAAGTGAATTAAGCAATGATTAG